The following is a genomic window from Thermoplasmata archaeon.
GCGTTGCACAATCCGATCGCGGCGTACGGCGCGGCGGTGGACCCGGATCACGTGACGTCGTCGGAACCGCGGTTCGAGCCGCTGCGGTCGCTCGACATCAGCGGGCCCGCGGACGGCGCCGTCGTCCTCGTCCTCGCGTCGGACCGCGCGGCGCGCCGCCTCCACGCGACTCCCGTCTGGATCCGCGGCGTCGGCTGGGCGAGCGACTCGCCCAGCCTCGAGACGAGGGACTGGGCCTCCGCGACGTACGCGCGCCTGGCGGCCGCGATGGCGTACCGGCTCGCGAAGGTCCGTCGGCCGGCGACGGAGGTCGATTTCGCCGAGGTGGACGACCGCTTCTCGTACAAGGAATTGCAGCACCTCGAGGCGCTCGGCCTCGCAAAGCCCGGCGAGGCGGGCCGGGAGGCGCTCCGCGGCGCATACGCGGCGGACGGCCGGCGGCCGGTCAACGTGTCCGGCGGCTCGCTCGGCTGCGGCAACGTCTTCGAGGCGACGGGCCTGCATCGCGCGGCGGAGGCGACGCTCCAGCTCCGGGGCGACGCCGGCTCCCGCCAGATCGACGGGGCGAAGATCGGTGTCGCGCAGTCGTGGCGGTTCATTCCGAGCGCGACCGGTGCGGTCGCGGTCCTGGGGGCGGGAGCCTGAGGAAAGTCGGCGTGATCGGCGCGGGCATGACGATCTTCCGACGGCGTCTCCAGGAGACCGGGAAGGAGATGTGCTTCGAGGCCACGCGGATGGCGCTGGATTCCGCCGGCCTCTCGATTGGCGACGTCGAGATGGTGGTGAACGGCACCGCTCCGGACGCCTTCGACGGCGTCCACATGAAGGGCGAGTACCTCCTCGACGGCTGCGGCGGGTACCGCAGGCCGTACACCCGCGTCTTCACGGGCGGCGGGACCGGCGTCTTCAGCACGATCGCGGGCTGGTGGCACGTGGCCTCCGGCCTCGCGGACGTCGTTCTGGTCGTGAACGAGGAGAAGATGTCGTCCTGCCAGCCGCATCCGCAGTCGGTCTTCGCGCACATCTGGGATCCGATCCTGGACCGCCCGCTGAAGCCCAACCTGGTATGGATCTTCGCGATGGAGATGAACCGCTACATGACGGTCTACGGGATCAAGAAGGAGGACATCGCCCGCGTGGCGGTCAAGAACAAGCGGAACGCGGTCGGCCATCCGTGCGCCCAGCTCGCGGACCCGAACATCACGGTCGACGACGTCCTGAAGAGCGAGGTCATGGCGTGGCCCGTCCAGCGGCTCGACATCAGCCCTCCCAGCGACGGCGCGTCCGCCGTGGTGCTCGCGTCGGACGACTTCATCCGCCGACGGCGGATCAAGGACCGCGCGTGGATCTCCGGCGTCGGGTGGTGCATCGACTCGACGATGTGGACGGATCGGGACCTCGTCTTCCCGGAGTACGTCGCGCGCGCCGCGAAGATGGCATATCAGATGGCGAAGATCCGCGACCCCCGTCGGGAGATCGACTTCGCGGAGCCCTACGACCCGTTCGACTACAAGGAGCTGCACCACCTCGAAGGATTGATGCTCGCGAAGAAGGGCGAGGCGCCGAAGCTCACGCGAGAGGGCGTGACGGAGCGCGACGGTGCGATGCCCGTGTGCCCATCCGGCGGCCTCATGGGCGTCGGGAATCCGATCGCGGCGACGATGGGCATGAAGGTCGGCGAGCTGTTCTGGCAGCTCACGGGCCAGGCGGGCAAGCGGCAAATCCCGCACGAGGTCCGCACCGGGGTGTCGCAGGCCTGGGGCGACCTGATGCAGTACGGCTGCGTGGTGGTGATGCGGGCATGACCGCGCGCGTCGCGAAGTGGCCCGGGGTCGAGCTGAGCGCCGCCGACCTCCTCGAGGGCAAGGTCACGCAGACGCGCTTCCGGCCCGAGGCCAAGTACGCATGGTCCGCGGGTGAGGCGATCTCCCGGTTCCTCGAAGAGCTGCAAGCCGGACGGCTGATTGCGCGGACCTGCCATCGCTGCGAACGAGTCCTGTTCCCGCCGCGGATGTTCTGCGAGGAATGCTTCCGGCCGACGGATGCGTGGACGTATATCCGCGATACGGGCACGATCGAGACGTACTCGGTGTCGTACCTCGATACGGACGCGAAGCGAATCTCGGAACCCATCCTCGTCGGCGTCGTGAGCCTCGACGGCGCCTCCCCGAAGATGGGGATGATGCACTACTTCGGCGAGATGACGAAGGACGAGATCCGAATCGGGATGCGGGTGAAGGCGGCCTGGCGGCCGGCCGCGGAGCGGAAGGGGAGCGTCCTCGACATCCGCTACTTCCGGCCGCTGCGGGAGGGGGAGGGATGACGTTCCTCGAGCGAACGACGGACGCCCGGCGGTACCGGGCGTGGGAGGGGAACATGGAGGCCGACTACATCTACACGTCCGGCGTCGCGGGGGAGCGGTTCTTCGTCGCGCTTCGGGACGAAGGCCGTCTCCTTGCCACTCGGTGCACCGCGTGCGGCCTCGACTACCTCCCGCCGCGAATCTTCTGCGAAGTGTGCTTCGCCGAGCTCACGGAGTCCGTCCCCGTCCCGCCCGAGGGCCGGATCGCGTCCGTCACCGTCGCCCACCAGGACCGCACGGGGGCCCTCGCATCGCCCCCGCAGGTCTGGGTGTTCGTCACGTTCAAAGGGGTCCGAGGCGGCCTCCTCCACCGCTTCCTGGGGGCTCCGGACGCCCCCCGGCCGGGGACACGCGTCCGCGTCCGGCTCCGACCGC
Proteins encoded in this region:
- a CDS encoding acetyl-CoA acetyltransferase, yielding MRVGIIGVGMTAFRPSTPDVSWKELMFEAASRAYADAGVDPRADVGSFVTCAEDYYEGFGIFDEFVPDQLGAVLRPTCTVSGDGLQGLANAFMQIHTGLIDVAVVEAHSKISDVLTPLGIVEHGLDPIWNKPLGFHPYVVAGLEADAYLRATRTPTKALAAVVSKNRRNALHNPIAAYGAAVDPDHVTSSEPRFEPLRSLDISGPADGAVVLVLASDRAARRLHATPVWIRGVGWASDSPSLETRDWASATYARLAAAMAYRLAKVRRPATEVDFAEVDDRFSYKELQHLEALGLAKPGEAGREALRGAYAADGRRPVNVSGGSLGCGNVFEATGLHRAAEATLQLRGDAGSRQIDGAKIGVAQSWRFIPSATGAVAVLGAGA
- a CDS encoding thiolase domain-containing protein, translating into MIGAGMTIFRRRLQETGKEMCFEATRMALDSAGLSIGDVEMVVNGTAPDAFDGVHMKGEYLLDGCGGYRRPYTRVFTGGGTGVFSTIAGWWHVASGLADVVLVVNEEKMSSCQPHPQSVFAHIWDPILDRPLKPNLVWIFAMEMNRYMTVYGIKKEDIARVAVKNKRNAVGHPCAQLADPNITVDDVLKSEVMAWPVQRLDISPPSDGASAVVLASDDFIRRRRIKDRAWISGVGWCIDSTMWTDRDLVFPEYVARAAKMAYQMAKIRDPRREIDFAEPYDPFDYKELHHLEGLMLAKKGEAPKLTREGVTERDGAMPVCPSGGLMGVGNPIAATMGMKVGELFWQLTGQAGKRQIPHEVRTGVSQAWGDLMQYGCVVVMRA
- a CDS encoding Zn-ribbon domain-containing OB-fold protein, producing the protein MTARVAKWPGVELSAADLLEGKVTQTRFRPEAKYAWSAGEAISRFLEELQAGRLIARTCHRCERVLFPPRMFCEECFRPTDAWTYIRDTGTIETYSVSYLDTDAKRISEPILVGVVSLDGASPKMGMMHYFGEMTKDEIRIGMRVKAAWRPAAERKGSVLDIRYFRPLREGEG
- a CDS encoding Zn-ribbon domain-containing OB-fold protein, with product MTFLERTTDARRYRAWEGNMEADYIYTSGVAGERFFVALRDEGRLLATRCTACGLDYLPPRIFCEVCFAELTESVPVPPEGRIASVTVAHQDRTGALASPPQVWVFVTFKGVRGGLLHRFLGAPDAPRPGTRVRVRLRPREARTGTIADIEGFEPARYAK